CAATCGGAATATGGAGTGCTATTAGCCCAAGCAAAGCAGCAAATGGGGGATCTGGAAGGATCAGCTCAAGCTTATCGCTCAATTTTAGACACTAAACCCGGTGATTTGAAAGCTTTGCAGGGTATGGTAGCTCTATTAGTAGATCAGCAACGTCCCGAAGCGGCTATTGGTTTGCTCGAAGATACCCTCTCTAATGCAGAGCCGGCGAATAAAATTCAGCCGGGAAGTGTGGATACTGTGGCTATTCAGGTGCTATTAGGTACTGTTCACGCTTCCCAGAAGCGCTATCCTGAAGCTACTTCTATCTATGATCAAGCAATTAAGAAAGATCCTCAAGATTTTCGTCCCGTTTTAGCAAAAGCAATGCTTTTTAGAGAACAGGGTAAAGTTGAAGAAGCTAAACCTTTATTTGATAGCGCTGTGGCTTTAGCACCGGCTCAGTACAAGGATGAAATTAACAGGGCGGCGGCTTCTCCTTCTCCTGCGCCTGCGCCTGCTGAATCGCCGTCAACTCCTTCTGAGGAGTCTTCTGAGGATTAAGGATATAGGGGAGAAGAGGAAAGGTTGTTCAGCAGTCGGGAGTGTAAAGTAATTTCCAACTCCCCCCCGCTCCCTGCACCCTGCACCCCTGCTTCTTCCCACTCCCCACATCCTCAAACTCCTTCTACAGCCGCAACGATGCCGAAGATGAGAAATAGACATCCGCCTGCAAAGGTGAGTTGACGTTCGGAAATGCGTCCGGCTATGAGTTTACCGCCAATGACGGCGATCGCTGTACAAATGGCGTGTCCTAAAACTGCACCCGCAGCTACTCCCACGGCGTTATAACTGGCGGCTAGGGCGATGGTGGCAATTTGCGTGCGATCGCCCCATTCTGCTACAAATGTCAGTGTAAAGGCTTCTATTAAAATTGCTAAGGGAGTTTTTATATCTGTTTGTAACTCTGCTTTTTCTACTGCTTCTTTAGCCTCATTTACTTCTGTCTCACAGTTAGAATCAGTCATTTTACTAGCTTCATATAACAGCTTGATCCCAAAGGCAAAAAATAAAACTATTTCGGCGTATTTCACATAAGTTTGTGGCAATAAAGATACAACTTGCCCAAATAAGACTGAAAGAATTGTCATCGCAGCTAAGGCGGCTGATACACCGATGAAGACTAGCTTGCGCGAGTGTTTCATCGCTAAAATTACAGCGATAAAGAATGTTTTATCCCCTAGCTCGGAAATTGTAATTAATAATAAACCTGCGGTAAATGCTGTTAACACTCTCTCAAACTCCTGAAGGATTTTTTACCTGTGTGGAGCTTCAATGAGAGTTGTAACACTTCACTGAGAGCTACACACAATTTCTTTGTGTAAACTCAGTGAAGGTCTCGCTACCAAATATTTATTATTTGTCATCTGAACCAGGCTCATCGCCAGTATGTTGATTCAAATGTACTGGTTTGTAAATAATAATTTACTTCCAGCAGCTACTCCCCTTCTATTTTACATTCATTGTACATCTATCTTTAGTAAGAGTCAACCAATATTTGCTATTGCTTGACTCCACTTTGATTTGATCACAAGTAGAAAGTTTTATTTAGCGCTGCTAGTAATTTTTTCTGGCATACCTGAAGAGTGATGTTCTGCTATTAGCCATTGATTGCCGACTTTGCTATACACAAAAGTGTATCTTGCTTGAACTTCCTCAGTCTTACCATTATTTACGACTGTAAATGTATATGTCCCTGAATCAATAGCGACACCGCAATAAAGGCGAATATTGCGGTCATTAATTTGGCCTACGGGCTTCAGTTCCAAGAACTTCACAAAGTAGTCCTGAATTTCTGCATGATTTTGTCGCACTTTGTTGGAAACTGTCGGCAACAAAACAGCATTTTTGGCATAGTTCTGGGTAACTGCATTTGGATCTCCGGTCTGTAAAGACTTGTTCCATCGGTCGAAAAGTTCGGCTATTTGTGGACTAGTGACTTTCGGACAGTTAGCTTGGGCTTGGACAGGAGTTGTTGGCGCAATACTTAAACAAGCCAGTGCTACAGCTGAAAATGATGCTAAGGCAGACCGAGCGATTATCGTTTTCATAACTTTTTGATGTTGACAGGACACTGAAAGTCAATAATCCAAATTAACTGTTACAAGCGACAGATTAAAAGGGAGTCTGATAGCGTTTCAGGTTTTACCTGAGATTAAATTGCTATATTCAAAATTTTCCCATATAAAGCTCAATTAGCAAATAGATAAATCTCAATAGTAATCATCTTTATGATTTATATAGGATGGGTGTTGTTTTTGTATATTAGGACTTACGCACAAATTACGGAATAACGAACCACACCAGACGCAGAGGACACAGAGGAATAAGGGTTTGAGAGGGTTTTTGCGTAAGTCCTGTATATATTGAACACCCAATTCCACAAAATGAATCATTTAATTTGAGAAAATTCTTAATACTTCCGCTCTTTTGGCTCAAACATATTAATTATCACTGGGCGATATTGGATATCAATACCTGCTGGTGAATAATAAGCCATTGTATGTTGCAAAAAATTAGTATCATCTCGCTGGGGATAATCTTCGCGGAAGTGTGCGCCGCGACTTTCTTGGCGATTTAAAGCTGAGGCGAGAATTGTTTGTCCTACCACCATCAAACTTCGTAATTCTAAGGCTTCTACAAGTTCTGTATTCCAGCAGCTACCTTTGTCGTCTAAATATATTTGCGGATATTTTTGTTGTAATTCCGTGATTTTTTGCCAACCTTCCTGCATGACTTCTTCAGTCCGGAAAACAGCACAGCATTCGGTCATACAATCTTGGAAGGCTTGACGAATTTGGTTAATTCGATATTTCCCCGGCTGTTCTATTAAGGCTTGGATTTCTTGCTGGGCTTCTTGGATGTAGTGTTCTGCGTTGACAGCAGGTAACTTCCGATTCTGCACATATTGAGCGATCGCCGCCCCAGTACGCTTACCATAAACTATACATTCTAGCAGCGAATTACTACCGAGACGATTAGCACCATGTACAGAGACACAAGCTGTTTCCCCAGCCGCAAAAAAGCCTTCTACTAAATTATCTCCACTGCTGCGAACTCGTCCATCAATGTTCACTGGGATACCACCCATACAATAGTGATTTGTGGGGCGAATCGGCATCGGCTGAGTGACTGCATCAACACCGACTAAGCGGTGGGCTTCTTCCCAACAAAAGGGAACACGACTCATAATTTTTTCTTTACCCATGTGTCGCAGGTCAAGATAGACACAGGGACCGCCTGCACTTCCATCAGGATGAACACCACGCCCGGCACGGATTTCGTAAGAGATCGCCCGTGAGGTAATATCACGAGGGGCTAATTCCATGCGACTGGGTGCGTAGTTTTTCATGAAGCGATCGCCTTCACTATTAATTAAATACGCTCCTTCGCCCCGCACAGCTTCCGAAATCAGCACCCCTACCGGATACAAACCCGTGGGGTGAAACTGCACAAATTCCATATCTTCTAGGGGTAAACCTGCGATCGCCGTCATCGCCAAACCGTCCCCCGTCGAAGCATAATCATTAGAAGTAGTATTATAAACGCGACCATAGCCACCAGTGGCAAACATTACCGCCTTCGCTCGCAGCACCTCTATATGCCCATCTAGCAGGTTAAACATCACCACACCCTTGGCCTCACCTGATTCTAAAATCAAGCGCATTACATACCATTCCTGATAGATATGCACACCATAACGCCGCAGGTTGTTAACCAACTCGTGTAAAATTGCGTGACCAGTTTTATCCGCAGCGTAGCAAGTGCGATCGTGAGAATGTCCCCCAAAAGCTCTTTGAGCAATGCGACCATCAGGTAAACGGGAGAATAAAACCCCCATGTGTTCCAAATCAATGACCACATCTGGGGCTTCTTGGGCGAGAATAGCCACTGCATCTTGGTCGGCTAAATAGTCAGACCCCTTGACAGTATCAAAAGCGTGTGCTTCCCAACTATCTTCAGAATCAACATTTTTCAGAGAAGCCGCCATTCCACCTTGAGCGGCTACCGAGTGGGAACGGATGGGATGAGTTTTGGCAACCACAGCCACATTTAAACTAGGATCAGTGCGCGCAATTTCCACCGCAGCGCGACATCCCGCCAATCCCCCACCGACTATAATCACATCATGTTCTAACATCACTACCCCCCGACTGCAAAACGCTGCTGTTCTATTCTATATTTCTTCCACGAGAGGACTTTCACCTGGTAGTAAAATCCCATTCGCAAGGGGTCATGTCGGGGCGGGTTGACTAAAATTCCCATTAATGATCAATTATATTTATTGGGCTTAAAAACATCTAGGTTGCATATTCAAATTAGATTAAACTCTTGTGGGGTGGACATCTTACCCACCCATATTAACTCTTGTGGGGTGGACATCTTACCCACCCATATTAACTCTTGTGGGGTGGACATCTTACCCACCCATATTAAGCGATAATTTTAACTAGAATTCCTCAGCTAGTAGCTTGTACTGGCTGTTGCTGAGAAATATTACCAGGGATGGGTTCGGTCTTGGTTCCTGGAGATATAGCTCTGACTTCAATATGATTGAATAAGGTAGTGACGAATGCAAACAGCAAAAACGGTAGTGATAACAGAACTATCAGACCCACAGTTGCTAAAGCATACACAGGACGTTTAGCACCCATCAGCGCCAAAGCAGATGCCAAACTGAGAGTAATTGTTATTAACCAAACAATTATTTGACCGTAGATGTCACCAAAGGTCAGAGTACAGACAAACTGGTATTTTTGAGTATTATTCTGGTTCATATTTTATATTTGCTTCAAGTATCTCCTATAGGTTCTACGTTAAAGCCATGTTTGACTTGCAGCAAATTTCTCAATATTTTGGCAAGTTTTGTAATTTTACTTAACATTTTTTATTGGCAAGCCTAACATAAATTTTGTAGCTGTTCGAGATCATCCGTCTAGGCAATTTTTATGTGCTGAATGCTACTTGCAATTTGACTTGAATTATGGTAATAATTTCTGAAACTGACTAAATTAAATTAGTTTCTACTTATCAAAGGATCTTGTGCAGTTAATTAAGTAATATACAGGAGAAACTCCGTAGCAAAAAAAGACATTTATTGTGATACTGAGGCGCTAATATTAGTTATAGTTAGGGAATAAATACACATAAATTCTAGATGGAGTCAAGGTTACAGCCTGCTTTAGCCGACAATAGTACAAATCCAACTACTAGGCAGTTTTTAAACTATGAATTCAAATAAAATATCGGGGATCGCTACTTTTAAAGTCAGCAATTAATAAGTATAAGTTAATGGAAGGCCATATTTATATTTTCTTTGTTATTTTGTATTTAACCGGACATTTATTGGTTATCTAGTGAGCTTAAATATAAAGTAAGTGAACTATTTACCAGCAAGTTCTATGCAAATTACTCACTTTGTGCTTTTACTCGTTCGAGTCATCAGCACAAAACAAATTCCCGACATAGATTGCATGGTAAAGCTCTAAATCGGCAAATAGTTTATCAATACAAGGAAGACCTTGCTCAGAACTATGCTTAAGACAAATAATCAACATATTATCCTACCTGCTTTTATCAAATCAGCAGAAGTAGAAGCCACGCATCAAGCGGGTAGAACAAATAAATTTCCTCGACTTAAATTCGATTTACTGCAACCATTGCGTAACAGGCTAGACAATCTCGAAATTCAAAATCGTGACTTTGCTCACTTTATTGCGAAATTGATTCCGGCTCAATGCCCTTTTGAGCGTGATGTCATCCTATTTGGCCGCAAAATAGCCCACATTCCGGCTATGTGTACGCTTAATCCACTGTATGATCAATTTGTCGGCTTGCGCTTTCGGGCATTATGTTATTTAGTAGATAAGTGTGGAGAAGATATCCAGACCTACTGCTAAATCCCAACAGAGAAAACATAACATGGAAATTAAAATTGAGCATCAACCAAGTGAAGAACATCTTAAGGAGTTAGGTGTTTTCAAATGGGCAATTTGGCAGAAAGAAATATCCAAATTTCCCTGGAGTTATGATTCTCAAGAGACTTGTTATTTTTTGTTAGGTGATGTCGTTGTTACGCCTGATGGTGGACAACCAGTGCAAATGGGTAAAGGCGATTTAGTTACTTTTCCTGCTGGTATGTCTTGTACATGGGAAATTACAAGCGACGTGAAAAAACATTATTGCTTTGATTAGTCAAGTGTCAAGCATCAAGAATTAATTCTCTCGTCTTTTGGTTGGTTCTATTCTCCAGAATGCAAACATCTCTACAGTTAATTGAATACAAGCAAAAAGGCACAGTATGTACTGTGTCTTTTTGACGTTATCAGGACTTACGCAAAATTATGAAAAAAACGAACCACGAAGGACACAAAGGACACGAAGTCAAGAGGGTTTCAGAGAGTTCTTGCGTAAGTCCTAGCCAGTAGGGTGGGTTAGCGACAGCGTAACCCACCTTGAATGGTTGACTAATGCTGATACACTCAGTCAACCCGAATAAAATCGCCCTAAACCAGAACTTTAACTAACTTTCAAGGGCTTGTTTTCCGGTATTAGGTTAAAATCCGAATATTGAAAAATTTAAGTATAAAAAATCGATCATGGCGAATGAGCAGCATCTAGCAATACTGAAACAGGGTGTAGAAGTTTGGAATGAGTGGAGGAGTGAAAATTTACGTTTAAAAGTTGACCTGAGTGGGGCTAAACTGTTGGAGTTTGACCTGACTAATGCTGACCTGAGTAATGCTAGCCTGAGTAGTGCTAACCTGAGTAGGACTGACCTGTTTAAGTCTAACCTGAGTGGGGCTAACTTGAATGGTGCTAACTTCAATGGTGCTAACCTGAGAAGGGCTGACCTGGGTGAAGCTGACCTGATGGGTGCTGACCTGAGAGAAGCTAACCTGAGTAGTGCTAACCTGAGTAGTGCTAACCTGAGTAGGACTGACCTGAATAATGCGAAGCTGAGTAATGCGAAGCTGAGTAATGCGAACCTGAGTAATGCGAACCTGATTTGGGCTGACCTGAGTGGAGCGAACCTGAGTAATGCGAACCTGAGTAATGCAAACCTGAGTAATGTTGACCTGATGTGGGCTTACCTGGGTTTGGCTATTCTATATGAATCGAACGTAATCGCTACAAATTTTTATAACGCAACTCTGACAGGTGCTTGTATAAAAGGTTGGAATATTAATAGTGAAACAACACTAGATAAAGTAGTTTGTGAATATGTTTATGTATCTGGTGAATATGATGAAGAAGAAGTCAAAATTAATCCACAAGAACGACGACCGATAGAAGGTAATTTTTTACCTGGAGAATTTGCTAGTTTATACAAAAAAATTATAGAAAGTACAGACTTAATTTTACGCAAAACTCCCGAAAGTGCGAATAATGCCAATAACCAAGAGACATCTCCGAAAACTATCAAACCCTTGCAGTTACGATATTTTTGGTGAGCGATCGCTAACTGCAAATATCCTGAGATTCTACGGTAGAATAGGTGTTAGAAATGCGTGTTGTTGGTAATTAGCCAAAAGTAGGATCTCTTTGAGGTAATTTTATTATAAATAATTTCAAGTTTTTATAGTTACAAAATAAATGTGCCAATGCGTAATCTAACGAGTCCACAAATAGTCATAATTATCTGCTCGTATTTAGAGGAATTTAATCTAAATCTTTCTTGAGCTACTCTAAATATCTTCACTAAACGAATTAAATGTTCTACAAATATGCGCTCTGATGCCAGTTCTTTATTTTGAATTTTTTGTTCAGAACTTAATTCTTTTTTTCTAGGCTTTTTTTCAGGTGTTTTAATTGATTTCTCTCCTTGGTAAGCTTTGTCACCGGAAAATTTTTGTTTCTCTTCAAACCCATTTTTATTTTCCCGAAATAAATTTATGTCACTTTTTCGTCCTGGCTCACCAGCTACTACATCAACAATATCTCTACCATTAGGCAGAACAATTAATTGACTTTTTCTAGTGTGCATTTTCTTCTTACCTGAGTAATATTTTTCCTGCTGTTGATACTCTGAAGGTCTTTCTATGGGCTGTTCATAGCTATCTACGATTAGTTCAAAGTCTGTTAAAACTTCTTTAACAATTTCATAGTCACTGGAGTTTTTTTTACCTGTTCTACTAAACTTGGTGGTAATAATTCTCCCAATAATGGCAACCAATAGTTAAACGTATCATTTGCAGTTGTTTCACTCACGCCAAATTGAATACCCAATAGTTGAAATGTGGTTAAATGTCGTAAATATGTTAGGGTGAGAATTATTTGCTCCGATGGTGATAATTTTGGTCTGCGACCACCTCCACCCAGAATAATTCTCACTTTTCTATCTTCAAGCAATTCTCGTTTATGATTGTGCAGTTTAATGGCTTTGTCTAAAAGTTCCTGCAACTGTTCATATTTCAGCCCTACTAAACGCTGTGCTTCCTGGGGATTATTTTGGATATAATCGAATATACTGCTCATAATGCTTTACTAAAAATAGCATTTTATACTCTTATACCATAATTTTATTCTTTTTCGGAGATGTCTAAGGAGTTAAGTTTAATTTCAATAACAAAACTCATACTTGGCAAAGGCTAACATTTCGGTCAAAAACAGAAATCAAAATTGCTGAAGCACTAGACCGCGCTGAAGTTTTATTTTTACCAAACTGTTTAGCTCGACTTAATACACCCAATGGTAGAGCCAATAAAGAGGCTGATTTTCTAATTTGTTACAACGGTAAATGGGGAATTTTGGAAGTTGATGGACCGTATCATACCCCAGAACGCAGAGTAGAAGAACAAGAGAGAGAACGCATTTTTAGAAGACACGGTATCAAGGTCGTGGAAAGATTTGATTCATCTAGGTGTTATGAAAATCCAGATGAGGTAGTCCAAGAATTTTTTAAAATGCTAGAAATTGGATATTCCTAAACTAGATTTTTCTGCAAAATGCAACTACATTTAAGCACTTGGTCAGAAGTTGAAGCTTATTTACAACAATCACGGGGTATTATTCTCCCCATTGGTTCCACTGAACAACATGGTCCCACTGGTTTAATTGGGACTGATGCGATTTGTGCAGAGGCGATCGCTCGTGGTGTAGGTGACGCAACTCAGGCACTCATCGGCCCTACAATCAATGTAGGGATGGCATTACATCATACCGCTTTTCCTGGCACAATAAGTCTGCGTCCCAGTACGATGATTCAGGTAGTACGAGACTATATCACTTGTTTAACCAAAGCAGGCTTTGCCAAATTCTACTTCATCAATGGACACGGTGGTAATATTGCCACCCTCAAAGCTGCCTTTTCGGAAACTTACGCACATTTGGAAGATTTGCAGATTGTCAACGCCCAACAGGTACAATGTCAAGTAGCTAACTGGTTTATGTGCGGTTCTGTATACAAACTCGCTAAAGAATTATATGGCGACCAAGAAGGCTCTCATGCGACACCCAGTGAAGTAGCCCTTACCCAGTATATTTATCCAGAGTCAATAAAACAAGCGTCCCTCTCTCCAGAAGTTGCCAGTGGACACCGAATTTATAGTGCGACTGACTTCCGCAAAAGTTACCCAGACGGACGCATGGGTTCAAATCCGGCTTTAGCAACACCAGAACACGGTAAGCAATTTTATGACTTAGCGGTGAAAGAACTCAGCAATGGGTATTTAGAATTTTTGAACGCAGAATAGAAATACTGTAGTCCGACATTGACACCTATCTGATCAACAGTTTCCGGTGCGTCTAGCTGGTTATCCACTGTCAAATCCGGAATTTTTCAGAGGGCAATTGTATCAAAATATGACAAAATAACCTTTGGGTGGTAGCTGGAAACCTCTATCAAGTTGGTTAATTAGGGTAAATCTACAATATGGCTACAAACAGCAAAAATCGAGAAATACTTATACTGGTGCTGACTCTACTGCTCACTGGTGGAATTTTAGGATTGGGTTTGTGGTACTTCAAACTATTGCCTGGACTAACACCAAATTCTATAGAATCCAATCAGAATGCATCGCCATCTTTAAATAATGATCAATCTTCTGGGTCTGAATCTAGTCCAGTTCAAGGTTTTGATGTAGGAAGTTTAGATGCAAGTTTACCAAACCCAACAGTTTTAAGCATTGATGGCAGTGTAACTATAGTTACTCTAGTTAAACAGTTTCAGATTGCCTATAATTTTTTAAATCCTAATTTACCGACAACTTACGGGATACCGGATGGTAAACCTAATGGTACTAATGCGGGACTAAAAAACCTGATTGATGGCAAAGTATTGATAGCAGCTAGTTCACGTCCCCTGAATGGTAGCGAATTGTCAGCAGGAATTGTGGGAGTACCTATCGCCCGTGATGGTTTAGCTGTGGCGGTAGGTATCAATAACCCATACAAAGGGGGATTAACTATGGAACAGTTGCGTTTAATTTTCCTGGGACAAATCACCAACTGGTCAGAGGTGGGTGGTCCAAATCTGCCTATAAAGGTGATTAACCGTTCCCGTGACAGTGGGACTCATTCTTTCTTTCAGGAGGCGATACTTTCTGGTAAAGCTTTTGCTCCTGATGGTGGTAATTTTACTACGGTGCTGCAAGATGAAACTACTCCAATTTTACGGGCTTTAGGTAATGACGGCATTAGCTACAGTA
The window above is part of the Nodularia spumigena CCY9414 genome. Proteins encoded here:
- a CDS encoding tetratricopeptide repeat protein; protein product: MSQPRNRWLVRIILALAVTAFLGVSVIPIISAINNPSPSNQNAASTSSTVPSDQISKLQDEVRGYQMVLQREPENQTALNGLLQARLQLLSLKQGDIQGVIEPLEKLAQLNPEQSEYGVLLAQAKQQMGDLEGSAQAYRSILDTKPGDLKALQGMVALLVDQQRPEAAIGLLEDTLSNAEPANKIQPGSVDTVAIQVLLGTVHASQKRYPEATSIYDQAIKKDPQDFRPVLAKAMLFREQGKVEEAKPLFDSAVALAPAQYKDEINRAAASPSPAPAPAESPSTPSEESSED
- a CDS encoding TMEM165/GDT1 family protein, yielding MLTAFTAGLLLITISELGDKTFFIAVILAMKHSRKLVFIGVSAALAAMTILSVLFGQVVSLLPQTYVKYAEIVLFFAFGIKLLYEASKMTDSNCETEVNEAKEAVEKAELQTDIKTPLAILIEAFTLTFVAEWGDRTQIATIALAASYNAVGVAAGAVLGHAICTAIAVIGGKLIAGRISERQLTFAGGCLFLIFGIVAAVEGV
- a CDS encoding SgcJ/EcaC family oxidoreductase, producing MKTIIARSALASFSAVALACLSIAPTTPVQAQANCPKVTSPQIAELFDRWNKSLQTGDPNAVTQNYAKNAVLLPTVSNKVRQNHAEIQDYFVKFLELKPVGQINDRNIRLYCGVAIDSGTYTFTVVNNGKTEEVQARYTFVYSKVGNQWLIAEHHSSGMPEKITSSAK
- a CDS encoding succinate dehydrogenase/fumarate reductase flavoprotein subunit, with translation MLEHDVIIVGGGLAGCRAAVEIARTDPSLNVAVVAKTHPIRSHSVAAQGGMAASLKNVDSEDSWEAHAFDTVKGSDYLADQDAVAILAQEAPDVVIDLEHMGVLFSRLPDGRIAQRAFGGHSHDRTCYAADKTGHAILHELVNNLRRYGVHIYQEWYVMRLILESGEAKGVVMFNLLDGHIEVLRAKAVMFATGGYGRVYNTTSNDYASTGDGLAMTAIAGLPLEDMEFVQFHPTGLYPVGVLISEAVRGEGAYLINSEGDRFMKNYAPSRMELAPRDITSRAISYEIRAGRGVHPDGSAGGPCVYLDLRHMGKEKIMSRVPFCWEEAHRLVGVDAVTQPMPIRPTNHYCMGGIPVNIDGRVRSSGDNLVEGFFAAGETACVSVHGANRLGSNSLLECIVYGKRTGAAIAQYVQNRKLPAVNAEHYIQEAQQEIQALIEQPGKYRINQIRQAFQDCMTECCAVFRTEEVMQEGWQKITELQQKYPQIYLDDKGSCWNTELVEALELRSLMVVGQTILASALNRQESRGAHFREDYPQRDDTNFLQHTMAYYSPAGIDIQYRPVIINMFEPKERKY
- a CDS encoding Mo-dependent nitrogenase C-terminal domain-containing protein, whose product is MLKTNNQHIILPAFIKSAEVEATHQAGRTNKFPRLKFDLLQPLRNRLDNLEIQNRDFAHFIAKLIPAQCPFERDVILFGRKIAHIPAMCTLNPLYDQFVGLRFRALCYLVDKCGEDIQTYC
- a CDS encoding cupin domain-containing protein, whose product is MEIKIEHQPSEEHLKELGVFKWAIWQKEISKFPWSYDSQETCYFLLGDVVVTPDGGQPVQMGKGDLVTFPAGMSCTWEITSDVKKHYCFD
- a CDS encoding pentapeptide repeat-containing protein, with amino-acid sequence MANEQHLAILKQGVEVWNEWRSENLRLKVDLSGAKLLEFDLTNADLSNASLSSANLSRTDLFKSNLSGANLNGANFNGANLRRADLGEADLMGADLREANLSSANLSSANLSRTDLNNAKLSNAKLSNANLSNANLIWADLSGANLSNANLSNANLSNVDLMWAYLGLAILYESNVIATNFYNATLTGACIKGWNINSETTLDKVVCEYVYVSGEYDEEEVKINPQERRPIEGNFLPGEFASLYKKIIESTDLILRKTPESANNANNQETSPKTIKPLQLRYFW
- a CDS encoding HARBI1 family protein; amino-acid sequence: MVAIIGRIITTKFSRTGKKNSSDYEIVKEVLTDFELIVDSYEQPIERPSEYQQQEKYYSGKKKMHTRKSQLIVLPNGRDIVDVVAGEPGRKSDINLFRENKNGFEEKQKFSGDKAYQGEKSIKTPEKKPRKKELSSEQKIQNKELASERIFVEHLIRLVKIFRVAQERFRLNSSKYEQIIMTICGLVRLRIGTFIL
- a CDS encoding helix-turn-helix domain-containing protein, with protein sequence MSSIFDYIQNNPQEAQRLVGLKYEQLQELLDKAIKLHNHKRELLEDRKVRIILGGGGRRPKLSPSEQIILTLTYLRHLTTFQLLGIQFGVSETTANDTFNYWLPLLGELLPPSLVEQVKKTPVTMKLLKKF
- a CDS encoding DUF559 domain-containing protein; the protein is MCYNGKWGILEVDGPYHTPERRVEEQERERIFRRHGIKVVERFDSSRCYENPDEVVQEFFKMLEIGYS
- a CDS encoding creatininase family protein translates to MQLHLSTWSEVEAYLQQSRGIILPIGSTEQHGPTGLIGTDAICAEAIARGVGDATQALIGPTINVGMALHHTAFPGTISLRPSTMIQVVRDYITCLTKAGFAKFYFINGHGGNIATLKAAFSETYAHLEDLQIVNAQQVQCQVANWFMCGSVYKLAKELYGDQEGSHATPSEVALTQYIYPESIKQASLSPEVASGHRIYSATDFRKSYPDGRMGSNPALATPEHGKQFYDLAVKELSNGYLEFLNAE
- a CDS encoding phosphate ABC transporter substrate-binding protein, whose product is MATNSKNREILILVLTLLLTGGILGLGLWYFKLLPGLTPNSIESNQNASPSLNNDQSSGSESSPVQGFDVGSLDASLPNPTVLSIDGSVTIVTLVKQFQIAYNFLNPNLPTTYGIPDGKPNGTNAGLKNLIDGKVLIAASSRPLNGSELSAGIVGVPIARDGLAVAVGINNPYKGGLTMEQLRLIFLGQITNWSEVGGPNLPIKVINRSRDSGTHSFFQEAILSGKAFAPDGGNFTTVLQDETTPILRALGNDGISYSTVTQIENQQTVRIVPINGISPTDKALVKNGTYPISRVVYLAVPRKTSPAVKQFVELALSPQGQQAVERAGFIPLQ